The segment ATTAAAAAAGGAATAGATATTACAGAGGAAGATTTAATGAAATTTCAAAAAGAATTTATTAGCTTTGAAGATTTTAAAGAAAAACTTAAATATGCATCTTTAACCAATATTATTACAATGCTTATTGCTTCCGGGATTAAAAGTGAAGTATCAGACATTCATATTGAAGCAGAAGAAGATGAAGTTAAAATAAGATTTAGAATAGATGGAATTCTTTATACAATTGCTTCTTTAGATAAAACCATTTGGCCAAAAATTATTTCTCGAATAAAATTAATTTCTAGCCTTAAAATAAATATTATAGATCAACCCCAAGATGGAAGATTTACTATTTATTTAACTAATGATCGAATTGATGTAAGAATTTCTTGTATACCCACTGCTTTTGGAGAAAGCGTGGTGATGAGACTTTTAAGATCTTCAAAAGCAGGTTTATCTTTTGAAGATTTAGGCTTACATGATCGTGTTTTTAATCAATTAAAAAAAGAAGTTGAAAGACCAAACGGAATGATTCTTACTACCGGACCAACAGGATCAGGAAAAACAACGACGCTTTATGCTATTTTAAATAAATTAAATAAACCCGGAGTAAAAATTATTACTTTAGAAGATCCAATTGAATATAAATTAACAGGGATTAATCAAAGCCAAGTTAATGCAAGTAAAAATTATACTTTTGCTATGGGACTAAAAGCAATTTTAAGGCAAGATCCAAATATTGTTATGGTGGGAGAAATTCGCGATTTAGAAACAGCTGAAATAGCCATTAACGCTGCTTTAACAGGACATTTAGTTGTTTCTACTCTTCATGCTAATAGCGCAGCAGCAACTATTCCGCGTTTTTTGGCTATGGATGTTAAATCTTTTTTATTGGCTCCTGCTATTAATGCAATAATAGGGCAAAGATTAATTCGTAAAATTTGTCCTTTTTGTAAAGAAGAGGAAGAAATACCAAAAGAAACATTAAAAAGAGTTAAAGAAATATTACAAAAACTTCCTAAAGGCTATAAATCTCAAGATGATTTAAATAATTTAAAATTTTATAAAGGAAAGGGGTGTGAGAAATGTAATCAGTTTGGTTATAAAGGACGAATAGGAATTTATGAAATTTTAATTATGACTTCTAAAATTAAAGAAGGTATTCTTTCGCAAAAAATTTCTGAAGAGAAAATAGAAAATATAGCCATTGAGCAAGGAATGATTACTATGATTCAAGACGGACTTTTAAAAGCCTTAGATGGCATAACAAGTGTTGAAGAAGTATTTAGGGTAATAGAGTAAAATAAATAAATTTTAATTAAATCCTAATTCACAACAAATCTATTATATAAGGGTTAATTTATTAAACAAATTTTATGTTAGAAGCAAAATATTTCGAAAATTTAGATAAAGTATTTACTAGAACAGAATTTTCTAATATAGATAAAGAGGGATTTTTTAAAAAATTAGAAGAATGTAATCCAAAAATAAAGTATATAACAGAAAAAGAGGGTAATATTTATTCAATAACTGCTTGTTTAGAGGAAATGGAAAATGTTTCTTATTCTAAAGAAATAAGTTCTTTAGCTGAAGATGAACGAAATAACGCAAAGATGTTTTTAAAAAATACATTATATGAAAGTTTATGGGCTATTTATAATAATAAAGATCGTCAAGAGAAAATTTTAGAGAAAATTTTTAATATAAAAACAAAAATAAAAAAATAAAATAAAAATAATTTTGAAAATCCTTCTTCCATAAAGTCTCCCTGATAAGGGAGATTTAGAGGGTTTCTTAATTTCTAATTGAAAAATGTACAAATAATGTAAACTTTATGATGTCATTATTTTAGAACAGCCCAACCGTGGGGTTGAAGAGTAAAAATTTAAATTTGCCAAAGTTCAGTAATTTGACATTTTTTAAAAAAATGTGTTATTCTAATAAAACATTAATAGTTCTAATAAAATTTATGCAAATTTTTAAAAAACAAATTGATAAAAAAATTGGAATAATTATTATTGTGGTTATTTTTTTAATAGCTGTTTTATTAATTATTATTAGTAATAGAAAATTAGAAAATAAACTTTTATACCCTGATTTTAACTATCCTTTTAAAAATACTTCTTTAATGAAAACAGAAAAAATTAAAAAGTTTACATCAGAGGAAGAATTTAAAACTTATTTGCAGACTTCAATGACTGAAACGGGAAATTATTATGGTGGCGGAGGACGTAAAACGGAAATGATGACAAATGAAGAAATACCAATAATGGCATTAGATAAACAAACGGAATCAAAAACAGCAAATCTAGAAAGAGTTTCTGAAACAAATGTTCAAGTTTTGGGAATTGACGAACCAGATATTGTTAAAACAAATGGCAAGGAAATTTATTTTTCTTCAAAACAAATTTATTGGGAAGAAGAAAACAGATTATTTCCTTCTGGAGTAATGCCTTACAAAACAAAAATAATCAATGCCTTTCCGCCAGCTGATTTATCTTTAATAAAAGGAATTAATGAAACAGGAACATTACTTTTAGATAAAAATATTTTGGTTATTTTTTCCGGACAAGAAATTTTTGGTTATGATATTTCAAATCCAAAATCACCAGAAAAAAAATGGAATATAAAATTAGAAAACAATGTTTCCATAGCTGATAGCAGGCTTTATAAAAATAAAATATATTTAGTAACTAAAACATGGATTGATCAATCACAGCCCCGACCATGTGAAATTAAATTATTAACAATAGACAAAACACCTTTGGAAATTAAATGTTTAGATATTTATCATCCAGTTTCCCAAGTTCCAGTGGACACAACTTTTAGCGCTATGACACTAAATCCTGTTTCAGGAAAAATTGAAAAAAATATTTCCTTTATTGGATCTTCTAATGATTCTATAATTTATATGTCGGAAAATGGAATTTATATCACCTATTCTTATAATGAAAGTGTGATTAATTTTATTTCCGCTTTTTTAAAAGAAAATCAAGATATATTTCCAAATTCATTAAATGAAAAAATGGAAAAATTGGAAAAATATGATATTAGTTTACAGGCCAAATTAATTGAATTTCAATTTCTTTTTGAAAAATATCAAAGCTCTTTGAATAATGATGAGAGGATGAAAATAGAAAATGAATTTTCAAACAGAATGTCTAATTATTTAAATAAACACAATAGAGAAATGGAAAAAACCGGAATAGTCAAAATAGATTTGGAAAAATTTGACATTACCGCGACAGGCAATGTCCCGGGTTATCCCTTAAATCAATTTGCTTTGGATGAATATAAAAATAATTTAAGAATTGCGACAACGATTGGCGAAAGATTTAATGGATGGTATGGTTTTGGATTTGGCATAAAACAAAAAAGCGCGAATGATATTTATGTTTTGGACAAGGATTTAAAAACAATTGGTTCAATTAAAGATTTGGGACTTAAAGAAAAAATTTATTCTGCTAGATTTATAAAAGATAGAGGCTATTTGGTTACCTTTAGACAAACTGATCCTTTTTATGTTTTGGATTTATCTGATCCAAAAAATCCAGAAATGAAAGGTGAGTTAAAAATTCCGGGTTATTCTTCTTATTTGCATCCAATTTCCAATGATATTATTTTAGGCATTGGTAAGGAAAATCAACAAGTAAAGCTTTCTCTTTTTGATGTTGCTTTGCCAGAAAATCCAAAAGAAATTGATAAATATATTTTGGATGAATATTGGTCCGAGGCTTTGGATAATCATCACGTTTTTTTGTTAGATAAAAAACATAATATTTTCTTTTTGCCCGGTGAAAAAGGTGGTTATATTTTTTCCTATGAAAATAATAAACTAAAATTAGTAAAAGTGATTAGTCAAATTTCCGCTAAAAGAGCGCTTTTTATCAATGATTATTTTTATATCATCGCTGATGAAAAAATCACTGTTCTAAACGAGACGGATTGGGAAAAAATTAATGAATTAATTTTTTAAATTAATTTTTATGGAAATTAATGATAAAAAAATTGAGAAAATTTTAAAAGAACAACGCAAAGAATACCAACATTATTTAGGTGCATGTATAGAAGATTTTGATTCTAAAGTAGGAGTAATAGCTGAACAGTTTTTAGATATCAAAAAAATTTTAAATTCTCATACTAAAACAATTGGTTCAATAAATGTAGATATAGAAATTATTAAAACTAATATAGAATTTATAAAAAATGGATTTAAAAAGAAAGTTAATTTAGAAGAATTTGAATTTTTAGAAAAAAGAGTAATTAGATTAGAGAAACTTTTACAATTTCAAAAAATAATTTAATTTAAATATTTATTTTTATTACTCGTTACTGATTATTTGTTACGGGTTACTTATTTTTATGGCACATAAAAAAGCAGGTGGATCAACCGCGTTGGGTCGCGATTCACAAGGACAACGTTTGGGAGTTAAATTATATGGCGGACAAATCGCTAAAGCGGGCAGTATTATTATTCGTCAAAGAGGAACTAAAATTCATCCAGGAGAAAATGTTAAAAAAGGAAAAGATGACACTCTTTTTGCCGTCTGTAAAGGAAAGGTAGTTTTTACTGCTCGAAAATTAATGAAATTTAATGGAAAACTTAAAGAAACAAAAATTGTTAATGTAATTTCCTAATCAGAGGTTATTAGCAATAAAAACTGGTCTTCTATAATATTTATGCTCCAACATTTAAAAGATCAAATTAAAAAAATTGTTTTAAAAAAATTTGGCATTAAAATTAAAAGCGAAAAAATAGTTATTGAACAACCACCTGAAGCAAAAATGGGGGATTTTTGTTTTTCTTGTTTTTTATTAGCAAAAGAAATAAAAAAATTTCCAAAAGAAATTGCTGAAAGTTTGGCGCAAGAAATTAAATGCGATAAAATAATAAAAGAAATAAAAAATACTGGCCCTTATTTAAATTTTTTTATTCATAGAGAAATATTTTTTGAAAATATTTATAAAAAGCTACATGAAAAAAAGAAACAAAAAATTTCATCAAAACAAATAATAATTGAATTTTCTTCGCCCAATACCAATAAACCATTGCATCTAGGACATTTTCGAAGCAGTATTTTGGGTATGAGTCTGGCTAATTTATTAGAAGAAAATAATTATCAAGTGATTAAAGCCAATTCAGTTAATGATCGAGGTATTCATATTTGTAAGGCAATGTTGGCTTATCAAAAATGGGGAGAAAATAAAACACCAACAAATGAAAAAATTAAAGGTGATCATTTTGTGGGAAATTTTTATGTAATGTTTGATAAAAAGGCAAAAAAAGAACAAGAAAAAAAAAGTTTAGAAAAAATTACAGAAACAAATCTTTATAAAGAAGCTTTAGAAATGCTTAAAAAATGGGAGCAAGGAGATGTGGAAATAATGAAATTATGGAAAAAAATGAACAAATGGGTGTTATATGGGTTTAAAAAAACGTATCAGCGAATTGGAATAAATTTTGATCAATGGTATTTTGAAAATCAAACTTATAAAGTAGGTCAAGAAATAATTTTAAAAGCTTTAAAAAAAGGGATTTGTTATCAAAGAGAGGATAAAGCCATAGAAATTGATTTGACTCAATATGGTTTGGATAAAAAAGTGTTATTGCGCGCAGACGGAACAAGCGTTTATATGACTCAAGATATTGGATTGGCAAAATTAAAATTTAGTCAATTTAAATTAGATCAATCAATTATTCTTACTGGCACTGAACAAATTTATCATTTTCAGGTTTTATTTAAAATTTTGGAACTGTTAAATTTTAAGTGGCAAAAAAAATGTATTCATTTAGTTCATGAAATGGTCAATTTACCAGAAGGAAAAATGAAATCACGCGAAGGCATAGTAGTAGATTCTGATAATTTATTAAATGAGATGTGTGAAATGGCTCAAATAGAAATTAAAAAGAGAGATCAAAATATTTCTCTTAAAGAATTGCGACAAAGAGCAGAAAAAATTAGTTTGGCTGCAATAAAATTTCATTTATTAAAAGTAAATCCAAAACAAAGAATTATTTTTAATCCCAAACAGTCTCTTTCTTTTGAAGGAGCAACTGGACCATATTTACAATACACTTATGCGCGAATTCAAAGTATTTTAAAAAAATTAATGCTTGGAGGTTCAACCTCTAAATATAAACATATAAATTTTTCTTATTTAAAAGAAGAGGAAGAATGGGAAATAGGAAAACGAATTTTTGAGTTTTCTGATGTTATAAAAAAAGCAGCGTTAGATTATAATCCAGCAATTTTAGCTGAATATCTTTTAAAATTGGCTTCAAGTTTTAATAAATTTTATCATCAACATTCAGTTATTAAAGCTGAATCAGAAAAAGTGCAAAAAGCCCGTTTAGCGCTTATACAATGCGGAGCAATTGTTTTAAAAAAAGGATTAAATTTATTAGGTATTGAAGAGATAGAAAAAATGTGATAATATCTCAATATAAAAAAAATTGACATTTAGTTTTGTTTATTTTATATTATAGATAATAGTTATAATAATTTTAATTTTAATTTTTTAAATTTTTTATGGAAAACATATCTTTGCCTACAAAAATTGAAATTCAAGAGAATAAAGAAGATAAAAATAAAGCAAAAATTATTCTTGAACCATGTTATCCAGGATACGGAGTAACCCTTGGTAATGCCTTAAGAAGAGTTTTATTGTCATCTTTGTCTGGAGCAGCAGTTACTGCTGTAAAAATTAAAGGAATTGCTCATGAATTTTCTGCTATTCCTTATGTTAAAGAAGATGCAATTGAAATTGTGTTAAATTTAAAACTTTTAAGAATAAAAATTTTTACTCCTGGTTTATATAGATTAACTTTAAATATTGAAGGAGAAAAAAAGGTAAAAGCAAAAGATATTAAAGCTCCCTCTCAAGTAGAAATAATTAATTCTGATTTAAATATTTTTAACACAACTAATAAAAATGCTAAAATAGAAATGGAAATTTGGGTAGAATCTGGTCTAGGATACGTACCAGTAGAAGATAAAGGAAAAGATAAATTTGAATTAGGCGTAATTGTTATTGATTCTATTTTTACTCCAATAAGAAAAGTTGGGATGGAAATTGAAAATGTTAGAGTTGGGGAAAAAATAAATTATGATAAATTGGTTTTAGATATAGAAACAGACGGGACTATTACTCCA is part of the Candidatus Kuenenbacteria bacterium HGW-Kuenenbacteria-1 genome and harbors:
- a CDS encoding 50S ribosomal protein L27 encodes the protein MAHKKAGGSTALGRDSQGQRLGVKLYGGQIAKAGSIIIRQRGTKIHPGENVKKGKDDTLFAVCKGKVVFTARKLMKFNGKLKETKIVNVIS
- a CDS encoding arginine--tRNA ligase encodes the protein MLQHLKDQIKKIVLKKFGIKIKSEKIVIEQPPEAKMGDFCFSCFLLAKEIKKFPKEIAESLAQEIKCDKIIKEIKNTGPYLNFFIHREIFFENIYKKLHEKKKQKISSKQIIIEFSSPNTNKPLHLGHFRSSILGMSLANLLEENNYQVIKANSVNDRGIHICKAMLAYQKWGENKTPTNEKIKGDHFVGNFYVMFDKKAKKEQEKKSLEKITETNLYKEALEMLKKWEQGDVEIMKLWKKMNKWVLYGFKKTYQRIGINFDQWYFENQTYKVGQEIILKALKKGICYQREDKAIEIDLTQYGLDKKVLLRADGTSVYMTQDIGLAKLKFSQFKLDQSIILTGTEQIYHFQVLFKILELLNFKWQKKCIHLVHEMVNLPEGKMKSREGIVVDSDNLLNEMCEMAQIEIKKRDQNISLKELRQRAEKISLAAIKFHLLKVNPKQRIIFNPKQSLSFEGATGPYLQYTYARIQSILKKLMLGGSTSKYKHINFSYLKEEEEWEIGKRIFEFSDVIKKAALDYNPAILAEYLLKLASSFNKFYHQHSVIKAESEKVQKARLALIQCGAIVLKKGLNLLGIEEIEKM
- the rpoA gene encoding DNA-directed RNA polymerase subunit alpha, producing the protein MENISLPTKIEIQENKEDKNKAKIILEPCYPGYGVTLGNALRRVLLSSLSGAAVTAVKIKGIAHEFSAIPYVKEDAIEIVLNLKLLRIKIFTPGLYRLTLNIEGEKKVKAKDIKAPSQVEIINSDLNIFNTTNKNAKIEMEIWVESGLGYVPVEDKGKDKFELGVIVIDSIFTPIRKVGMEIENVRVGEKINYDKLVLDIETDGTITPKEALQKSTQILIDHFNFILEEQKQEKVVMLKDKEILEEKNIIKKEKTKEVKKIVDKKEEKNKSKKQEIKTTKEKEQKIKKIIIKKEKSKKTK